Proteins encoded together in one Penicillium digitatum chromosome 1, complete sequence window:
- a CDS encoding 2-ketogluconate transporter, putative, with translation MSEGKDHPQQGIETAPVEGNEVVHKRHPKIDMGEYESKQDISHVEQVLSASDDFVKDNMDITRVDKEIQAYAAHSQVEIDDATNRRLKRLIDRRVLVVMIFTYFLQALDKGTMSFSAIMGIKDDANLNDGQKYSWLTTCIYIAVLVVEYPTNWIIQRVPLGKYLGINICLWGMILALHAACKNFTGLVVVRTLLGIFEACCQPIFVTLSSMWYKREEQAATVTYWYMMNGAQQIVGGLLAYCFTLIGSDKVLKSWQALFLTYGCISVLWGAFVVWYMPDSPMRAKCFSEEDKRLMVERLRSNQTGIQNRTFHAYQMWEAFRDPQMWCYCAVQIFTTLPTSGLGAFFGIIVSSFDFTVLQTQLLAMVLGFYIIVVLLSSAWLVNKFKQNTIVMFCFIIPSFVGTIVLITVENTTLPTKVGLLISYYITLSFWSAQTLTLSMVSRNIAGQTKKSTVVAATFVSWAAGNAIGPQVFLDRDSPRYHIAWSVHLACYACMAFAVIYLRFHLKRENARKDKLLAEEGLSTADPTLIHAFEDKTDRENLNFRYVY, from the exons ATGTCAGAAGGCAAAGACCACCCCCAGCAGGGGATTGAGACAGCCCCTGTCGAGGGAAACGAGGTGGTGCATAAAAGGCACCCGAAAATTGATATGGGAGAGTACGAGAGCAAGCAAGACATCTCGCATGTCGAACAGGTTCTCTCGGCATCCGATGATTTCGTGAAGGATAATATGGACATCACCCGCGTGGACAAAGAAATCCAAGCATATGCTGCCCACAGCCAGGTGGAAATTGACGATGCGACTAATAGGCGCCTCAAACGCCTAATTGATCGACGCGTCCTCGTTGTAATGATTTTCACATATTTCCTACAGGCCTTGGACAAGGGAACTATGTCGTTCTCGGCGATTATGGGGATTAAGGACGATGCGAATCTGAATGATGGGCAGAAG TACTCCTGGTTGACTACGTGTATTTACATCGCTGTTCTGGTCGTCGAATATCCtaccaactggatcatccaaagaGTCCCACTCGGCAAGTACTTGGGCATTAACATCTGCCTATGGGGTATGATTCTGGCACTTCATGCAGCCTGCAAGAACTTCACTGGGTTGGTGGTTGTTCGTACCCTCCTGGGTATCTTTGAGGCTTGCTGTCAGCCCATTTTTGTGACTCTTTCCTCGATGTGGTACAAACGAGAGGAACAAGCGGCCACGGTAACATACTG GTACATGATGAACGGTGCACAACAGATTGTCGGTGGCCTACTGGCATACTGTTTTAcactaattggatcagaCAAGGTGCTCAAGTCGTGGCAAGCACTCTTCCTGACTTATGGGTGTATCTCCGTTCTTTGGGGAGCCTTCGTCGTTTGGTATATGCCTGACTCGCCTATGCGCGCAAAGTGCTTTAGCGAGGAAGACAAGCGTCTTATGGTAGAACGTCTGCGTTCCAATCAGACAGGTATTCAGAACAGAACATTCCATGCATACCAGATGTGGGAGGCTTTCCGTGATCCCCAGATGTGGTGCTATTGTGCTGTTCAGATATTCACCACTCTCCCAACCAGCGGCCTAGGCGCATTCTTCGGTATCATAGTGTCGAGCTTTGACTTTACTGTATTGCAAACCCAGCTGCTTGCTATGGTTCTGGGTTTTTACATTATCGTTGTGCTACTGTCTTCTGCATGGCTGGTGAACAAGTTCAAGCAGAACACGATCGTGATGTTTTGCTTCATCATTCC GTCGTTCGTTGGAACTATTGTCCTTATAACGGTCGAAAACACTACCTTGCCCACCAAGGTTGGCCTTCTCATCAGTTACTACATCACTCTGTCATTTTGGTCGGCCCAAACTCTCACGTTGTCGATGGTGTCACGAAATATCGCCGGTCAAACCAAGAAGTCCACAGTGGTCGCTGCAACATTCGTTTCATGGGCTGCTGGTAACGCAATTG GTCCTCAAGTGTTCCTTGACAGGGATTCACCACGGTATCACATTGCCTGGAGTGTTCACCTCGCATGCTATGCCTGTATGGCTTTCGCCGTTATCTACCTCCGCTTCCATCTCAAGCGCGAGAACGCCAGAAAGGATAAGCTGCTGGCAGAGGAAGGTCTTAGTACCGCAGATCCAACCCTCATTCATGCATTCGAGGATAAGACGGACCGGGAGAACTTGAACTTCCGCTACGTTTACTAG